The following are encoded in a window of Telmatobacter sp. DSM 110680 genomic DNA:
- a CDS encoding YncE family protein has protein sequence MQTRRCLPTFARTLFAAPLLCTLFAATLVSHAEGPYKVLDHWKLADTGGWDYLLVDSAAHRVYITRGDHVDAVDTTSGKLIGTISGLHGTHGLALDPDGKVGYISDGGGNAVVVFDRSNLSTVATVPAGTNPDAIIFEPATKTVWAFNGRSKNISVIDAASRKVIATIDVPGKPEFGVADGQGNVYNNIEDKSEVLKIDARAHKVTATWPAGCESPSGLAMDIAGNRLFPVCDGNKMSVIDAGSGKILATPAIGDGPDAAGWDAKHKLAFASSGDGVLSVVDASTYKTIQSLPTKKGARTMAYDASTDRVYLVTADFGPRPAATAENQHPRPPMIPGSFEIIVVGR, from the coding sequence ATGCAAACTCGACGCTGTCTCCCAACCTTTGCGCGCACTCTTTTTGCCGCTCCTCTGCTGTGCACTCTTTTCGCAGCCACCCTCGTCTCGCATGCAGAGGGACCCTATAAAGTCCTTGACCACTGGAAGTTGGCTGACACCGGCGGGTGGGATTACCTCTTGGTCGACTCCGCTGCCCATCGCGTCTACATCACCCGCGGCGACCATGTCGACGCCGTCGACACCACCAGCGGCAAACTGATCGGCACCATCAGCGGACTTCACGGAACCCACGGCTTAGCCCTCGACCCCGACGGCAAAGTCGGATACATTTCGGACGGTGGCGGCAACGCGGTCGTAGTCTTCGATCGCTCCAATCTCTCCACTGTCGCTACCGTTCCCGCCGGCACAAATCCCGACGCTATCATCTTCGAACCTGCGACAAAAACCGTATGGGCCTTCAACGGCCGCAGCAAGAACATCTCCGTCATCGACGCCGCCTCGCGCAAAGTCATCGCCACCATCGACGTGCCCGGCAAGCCCGAGTTCGGCGTGGCCGATGGCCAGGGCAACGTCTACAACAACATTGAAGACAAGAGCGAAGTATTGAAGATCGATGCCCGCGCGCACAAGGTCACTGCCACGTGGCCAGCAGGCTGCGAATCGCCCTCCGGCCTTGCCATGGACATCGCCGGAAATCGCCTCTTCCCTGTTTGCGACGGCAACAAGATGAGCGTGATCGATGCCGGCAGCGGCAAGATTCTCGCCACGCCGGCCATCGGCGACGGTCCCGATGCCGCTGGTTGGGATGCCAAACACAAGCTGGCCTTCGCATCCTCTGGAGACGGCGTGCTCTCCGTTGTCGACGCATCCACCTACAAGACCATCCAGTCCCTGCCCACCAAGAAAGGCGCCCGCACCATGGCCTATGATGCGTCCACTGATCGCGTGTATCTGGTGACCGCCGACTTCGGCCCGCGCCCGGCAGCAACCGCAGAAAACCAGCATCCCCGTCCGCCGATGATCCCCGGCAGCTTCGAGATCATCGTGGTCGGCCGCTAG
- a CDS encoding cytochrome c3 family protein, whose protein sequence is MMVRDGMALLLGVLLLSATALCEPEMKSHYTGSESCRKCHAKEFNGWKQTRMANVVHDPRLHPEVVLGDFNHPDPNRTFNLDQVAFVYGSRWKQRYFAKKGSGYYPLPAQWDIRNGKWLPYHVPDEADWWVAHYPKPNEDRPTGPTCDGCHSVNYQLETGEVTEWNVGCEKCHGPGSQHVAHPTTSNIVNPEKLEYVSGNDVCIQCHSQGRPFILPVDGKYVDWPVGFVPGHRLAEVWNLEVPRFGTQDFYFWPDASGHKNRMQGNDFVQSVMYHRGMRCFDCHEVHSNANPSNLIVAGNALCLGCHTRSNPAGLKGTVSEHTHHAASSAGSQCTACHMPKIAQTLGNNYVSSHTFRFISPRLTQQFGIPNPCTSCHTDKSNEWALAQLKSWSTTSSWRVGQ, encoded by the coding sequence ATGATGGTTCGCGATGGAATGGCTTTGCTGCTTGGGGTTCTGCTTCTATCCGCGACTGCATTGTGCGAGCCAGAGATGAAGTCGCACTACACAGGATCAGAAAGCTGCCGCAAATGTCACGCGAAAGAATTTAACGGATGGAAACAGACGAGGATGGCCAATGTGGTGCACGATCCAAGGCTGCATCCCGAAGTCGTTCTCGGCGACTTCAATCATCCCGACCCCAATCGCACGTTCAATCTAGACCAGGTCGCGTTCGTGTATGGCAGCCGATGGAAACAGCGCTACTTCGCGAAAAAGGGCAGTGGCTATTACCCCCTCCCCGCTCAATGGGACATCAGGAACGGGAAGTGGCTTCCGTACCACGTTCCTGACGAAGCCGATTGGTGGGTCGCGCACTATCCAAAACCCAATGAAGATCGTCCCACTGGACCAACGTGCGACGGCTGCCACTCTGTGAACTACCAGTTAGAAACGGGAGAAGTTACAGAATGGAATGTGGGATGTGAAAAGTGCCATGGGCCTGGGAGCCAGCATGTCGCGCACCCAACAACCTCCAATATTGTGAATCCTGAGAAACTTGAATATGTAAGTGGGAATGATGTTTGTATTCAATGCCACAGCCAGGGCCGACCTTTCATTCTTCCAGTGGATGGAAAATACGTTGATTGGCCGGTTGGCTTCGTTCCCGGCCATCGGCTGGCGGAAGTCTGGAATCTTGAGGTTCCACGATTTGGCACGCAGGATTTCTATTTCTGGCCGGATGCATCTGGGCACAAGAATCGCATGCAGGGGAACGACTTCGTGCAGAGCGTGATGTACCACCGAGGCATGCGCTGCTTTGATTGCCACGAGGTACACAGCAACGCCAACCCCTCAAACCTGATCGTAGCGGGCAATGCTCTTTGCCTGGGTTGCCACACACGCAGCAACCCAGCAGGACTCAAGGGAACAGTAAGTGAACATACGCACCATGCTGCCAGTAGCGCGGGGAGCCAGTGCACGGCTTGCCACATGCCAAAGATCGCCCAAACGCTCGGCAACAACTACGTGAGCAGTCACACGTTTCGATTTATCTCTCCCCGCCTGACTCAGCAGTTTGGAATTCCAAATCCATGCACATCCTGTCATACCGACAAATCCAACGAATGGGCTTTGGCCCAATTGAAGAGCTGGTCGACTACATCGTCGTGGCGCGTCGGACAATAA
- a CDS encoding radical SAM protein, with protein sequence MVARALASTAHPVLAQIVPARFCNLSCSYCNEYDKVSEPVPLDEMLRRIDHLGRLGTAMIGISGGEPLTHPQLDDIIRRMRKTGAIAGMITNGYLLNVERIERLNAAGLDHMQISIDNLEPDEISKKSLKVLDKKLQMLADHAEFHVNINSVVGGGFRDPNDALVIGRRALELGFESTIGIIHDGDGQLKPLKPEEARVYFEMTNRKKTNYAQFDMFQEAIVKGESNDWRCRAGSRYLYICEDGLVHYCSQQRGYPGVPLAQYTSEDVKREFLTAKSCAPNCTIGCVHRISHIDHWRAPQTKTVSPGSQGELVKIQL encoded by the coding sequence ATGGTTGCGCGGGCGCTGGCGTCTACGGCGCATCCTGTTCTGGCGCAGATAGTTCCGGCGCGGTTCTGCAATCTTTCCTGCTCCTACTGCAACGAATACGACAAGGTTTCTGAGCCTGTGCCGCTGGACGAGATGCTGCGGCGGATCGACCACCTGGGGCGGCTGGGCACGGCCATGATCGGGATCTCGGGCGGCGAGCCGCTGACCCACCCGCAGCTCGACGACATCATCCGGCGCATGCGGAAGACAGGCGCCATTGCGGGGATGATCACGAATGGCTACCTGCTGAATGTTGAGCGGATAGAGCGGCTGAATGCTGCGGGCCTGGACCACATGCAGATCAGCATCGATAACCTTGAGCCGGATGAGATTTCGAAGAAGAGCCTGAAGGTTCTGGACAAGAAGCTGCAGATGCTGGCCGATCATGCGGAGTTCCACGTGAACATCAATTCCGTGGTGGGCGGCGGGTTTCGCGATCCCAATGATGCGCTGGTGATTGGCAGGCGGGCGCTGGAGCTGGGGTTCGAGTCGACGATCGGAATTATCCATGATGGCGACGGGCAGTTGAAACCGCTGAAGCCGGAAGAGGCGCGGGTCTACTTCGAGATGACGAACCGGAAGAAGACGAATTACGCGCAGTTCGACATGTTTCAGGAAGCGATTGTGAAAGGCGAGTCGAACGACTGGCGGTGCCGCGCGGGTTCGCGCTACCTGTATATCTGCGAGGACGGGCTGGTGCATTATTGCTCGCAGCAGCGCGGGTATCCGGGTGTGCCGCTGGCGCAGTACACGTCTGAGGATGTGAAGCGGGAGTTTTTGACGGCGAAGAGCTGCGCTCCGAATTGCACGATTGGGTGCGTGCACCGCATCAGCCATATCGATCACTGGCGCGCTCCGCAGACGAAGACGGTTTCGCCTGGGTCGCAGGGGGAGCTGGTGAAGATTCAGTTGTAG
- a CDS encoding SRPBCC family protein, translated as MSDFRQAVEINLSPPRVWAVLLDVEHWPDWNTAVTRVQRMDIGPLTLGSRTRIWQPRLFPAVWQVTSLDQKRRIFAWTTHTFGMKVVARHQVEAIGAHSRVSLRLNYIGALGTVMARIFRDLNWDYLAREANGLRQKCEAPIPQQLQKTNKLRMSS; from the coding sequence ATGTCAGACTTTCGCCAGGCCGTTGAAATCAACCTTTCGCCGCCACGCGTGTGGGCCGTGCTGCTCGACGTGGAGCACTGGCCGGATTGGAACACCGCCGTCACCCGCGTGCAGCGCATGGACATCGGTCCACTCACCCTCGGCTCCCGCACCCGTATCTGGCAGCCAAGGCTCTTCCCCGCCGTCTGGCAGGTCACGTCTCTCGACCAGAAGCGCCGCATCTTTGCCTGGACCACTCACACCTTCGGCATGAAAGTTGTCGCCCGCCACCAGGTGGAAGCCATCGGCGCTCACAGCCGCGTCTCCCTCCGCCTCAACTACATCGGCGCTCTTGGCACCGTAATGGCGCGCATCTTCCGCGACCTCAACTGGGACTACCTCGCCCGTGAAGCCAACGGCCTCCGCCAAAAATGCGAAGCGCCGATCCCGCAGCAGCTTCAAAAAACCAATAAACTCCGCATGTCATCCTGA
- a CDS encoding thioredoxin domain-containing protein produces the protein MPNRLAHALRRSPHAALLMSLAAALIMAAPTARAQFSGPPPTTTVHDPAALKPPAGSRVAIVEFEDMECPDCANANPVLREAAAKYNIPWVRHDFPLPFHAWSFQAAVNARWFDTKGKKVGDDYRDQVFANQPSISNLDVLRQFTENYAKNHNIALPFAIDPQGKFAAEVKADYALGQRIGIEHTPTIWITTADSKGAPFVEVVDRTKLFQLIDQAMADTRSASAKSTSVKTAHK, from the coding sequence ATGCCCAATCGCCTTGCCCACGCCCTTCGTCGTTCCCCGCACGCTGCGCTCTTGATGAGCCTTGCAGCCGCCCTCATCATGGCAGCGCCAACCGCACGCGCTCAGTTTTCCGGACCGCCGCCCACCACCACGGTGCATGACCCCGCTGCTCTCAAGCCGCCCGCCGGCTCCCGCGTGGCCATCGTCGAATTTGAAGACATGGAGTGCCCCGACTGCGCCAACGCCAATCCCGTCCTGCGCGAAGCTGCGGCCAAATACAACATCCCCTGGGTCCGCCACGACTTCCCGCTACCTTTCCATGCGTGGAGCTTCCAGGCCGCCGTCAACGCTCGCTGGTTCGACACTAAAGGCAAGAAGGTCGGCGACGATTATCGCGACCAGGTCTTCGCCAATCAGCCTTCGATCTCGAACCTCGACGTGCTCCGTCAGTTCACTGAGAACTACGCGAAGAACCACAACATCGCTCTCCCTTTCGCTATCGATCCGCAGGGCAAGTTCGCTGCCGAGGTCAAGGCAGACTACGCACTGGGCCAGCGAATCGGCATTGAGCACACGCCGACGATCTGGATCACCACTGCCGACAGCAAGGGCGCACCCTTTGTCGAAGTCGTCGATCGCACCAAGCTCTTCCAGCTCATCGACCAGGCGATGGCCGACACCCGTTCAGCTTCTGCAAAATCAACATCAGTGAAGACAGCACACAAATAG
- a CDS encoding TIR domain-containing protein, producing the protein MEQHFEFDVALSFAGEQRNDVESVANCLRYSGVRVFYDEYEKATLWGRDLYQHLSDVYKNKARYCIVFVSADYVRKTWTNHELRSAQARAFEEKGQAYILPVRFDQTEIPGILATTGYLSYQAEGPEGICSAITQKLRLQEINSDSLSIKTASLGSATSTYSCDFSPRALINPANLDWTLYPNVIQANWSEEIELHFAAEDSSDEAAISQLRTYTGQVVVGYGFDVAIGTLKSAKRSSSGRKSTWILLIEPRQTDFADSFEHGVGTISADEFAARRARRLLLDEFPAPELGNVEPVATFNNAIMENSLLGLRSLAKIKQSIFPILYKELETSPDKFLEFGWISAVTNLKLSAAVETIERLHLSLEDKTLTVDFSGRRKKKYINVDPYRIEISGKLQFGS; encoded by the coding sequence ATGGAGCAACATTTCGAATTTGATGTCGCGCTTTCGTTCGCAGGTGAGCAGCGGAATGACGTTGAGAGCGTTGCTAATTGCCTCCGTTATTCCGGTGTCAGGGTCTTCTATGACGAATACGAAAAAGCGACGCTCTGGGGAAGAGACCTGTACCAGCATTTGTCGGACGTTTACAAAAACAAGGCTCGATATTGCATCGTTTTCGTCTCAGCCGACTACGTTAGAAAAACTTGGACGAATCATGAGTTGAGGAGCGCTCAGGCCCGCGCCTTTGAAGAAAAGGGACAAGCCTACATCCTTCCTGTGAGGTTCGATCAGACAGAAATCCCAGGTATCCTCGCGACCACTGGATACTTGAGCTATCAGGCTGAGGGACCGGAAGGAATATGCTCGGCAATAACTCAGAAGCTGCGTCTGCAGGAAATTAACTCAGATTCTCTCTCCATCAAGACCGCATCCTTAGGATCTGCGACCTCCACCTATTCCTGCGACTTTTCTCCGAGAGCACTCATCAATCCGGCCAATCTCGACTGGACGTTGTATCCGAATGTTATCCAGGCGAATTGGTCTGAAGAGATTGAGCTGCATTTTGCGGCTGAGGATAGCTCGGATGAGGCGGCAATTAGTCAGCTTCGCACTTACACAGGGCAAGTCGTAGTTGGTTATGGCTTCGATGTTGCAATTGGCACCCTCAAATCGGCGAAGCGATCTAGCTCCGGTCGAAAATCAACTTGGATCTTGTTGATCGAGCCTCGACAAACCGACTTCGCCGACTCCTTCGAGCATGGAGTTGGCACAATCTCGGCTGATGAGTTTGCTGCGAGGCGTGCGCGTCGTCTCCTGCTAGATGAGTTTCCGGCACCAGAGCTAGGCAACGTCGAGCCTGTCGCGACGTTTAACAACGCGATCATGGAGAATTCTCTGCTCGGCCTTCGCTCCCTAGCCAAGATAAAACAATCGATATTTCCCATTCTTTACAAGGAACTTGAGACCTCGCCGGATAAGTTCTTGGAGTTCGGGTGGATTTCCGCTGTCACAAATCTCAAATTGAGCGCTGCTGTCGAAACCATTGAACGTCTTCATCTTTCATTGGAGGACAAGACGCTGACGGTCGATTTTTCCGGCCGGAGAAAGAAGAAGTACATCAATGTTGATCCATATAGGATCGAGATTTCCGGGAAGCTCCAATTTGGGAGCTAG
- a CDS encoding WecB/TagA/CpsF family glycosyltransferase, with amino-acid sequence MTERSTLFDSNTSQKPLILTRANAISNAARAFVPNGTGAAGAHANVLGVRVEAITMTAALERIECALLMSQKGYICLAGVHGIMEAQRNAAVKSAFDNAFLTLPDGTPTAWVGRLQGLPWMQRLTGPDLMLEIFRNRQFASYRHFLYGGKPDVAQELATNLSRQFPWVEIAGTYTPPFHDLTIAEEQNLVSTIRVLKPHMIWVGISSPRQEMFMHKMLPKLDTSLMFGVGAAFDFHTGRIKDCAEWIKRAGLQWLHRLIQDPRHLLGRYVRNNPAFLWQIALQLAGITVYETEHPSSALTTELQRLQKPNADFCIGDTYG; translated from the coding sequence ATGACTGAGCGGAGCACCTTGTTTGACTCCAATACTTCGCAGAAACCGCTGATCCTGACGCGAGCAAATGCGATATCCAACGCAGCGAGAGCGTTCGTTCCTAACGGAACTGGAGCTGCCGGCGCGCACGCCAATGTACTTGGAGTACGGGTCGAAGCGATCACTATGACTGCCGCGCTTGAACGAATCGAATGCGCGCTACTGATGAGCCAAAAAGGCTACATTTGCCTCGCCGGAGTTCACGGCATTATGGAGGCCCAGCGAAACGCTGCAGTCAAAAGTGCCTTTGACAATGCCTTTTTGACGCTGCCCGACGGCACCCCAACTGCTTGGGTTGGCCGGTTGCAGGGATTGCCATGGATGCAGAGGTTGACCGGGCCTGATCTCATGCTTGAAATATTTCGAAATAGACAATTCGCCAGCTATAGACATTTTCTGTATGGCGGAAAACCAGACGTAGCGCAGGAATTGGCGACTAACCTATCGCGGCAATTCCCCTGGGTTGAGATCGCCGGTACGTACACTCCGCCGTTTCATGACTTGACGATCGCGGAAGAGCAGAACCTGGTGTCAACGATTCGTGTCTTGAAGCCGCATATGATCTGGGTGGGCATCAGTTCGCCCCGGCAGGAAATGTTCATGCACAAGATGCTTCCCAAGTTGGATACTTCCCTGATGTTTGGCGTTGGCGCGGCCTTCGATTTTCACACCGGTCGGATCAAGGATTGCGCCGAGTGGATCAAGCGCGCAGGCCTTCAGTGGCTCCATCGGCTGATCCAGGATCCAAGGCACCTTCTTGGTCGCTATGTGCGCAATAACCCTGCGTTCCTCTGGCAGATTGCTCTTCAATTGGCGGGCATTACCGTCTACGAAACTGAACATCCATCAAGCGCGTTGACAACAGAATTGCAACGTCTCCAAAAGCCCAATGCTGATTTCTGCATTGGCGACACTTACGGATGA
- a CDS encoding oligosaccharide flippase family protein, giving the protein MRLQIANSVYGLLDYAAYPFGMLALAPIVLRHLGSAQYGIWAVATAIVSFASIMASGFGDANIQQLATRRRAVDSEPLLRVVRATMGIHILLGTALGLILWIAAPTLASRLSLSDVALHHACLSCIRIAAIITLVRAIETVCISTQRAFERYGAAVRISIAGRLLSLVAAAVLATFTGSVVNIMAATAVFASLGLIAQLFRLRQLLDYQGLAPSFEPAVTRELIRFGIFTWLLSATGVMFSQADRLFAGASMGASAVVSYALCAQISQPVYGLTAAGLHFLFPHFASRLSSTPSAALRKTLLTTVLINVLLVIAGTGSLLAFSGTLLHVLAPDAIARECAPLLPSVLASSALLAFCVSGTYAMLALGRVLSVTMINLAATIALLLVIVIFLRGFGVTAIVAARLIFALISLLVYVPLFHELRYGVFRSESPVARTHEIAAEEA; this is encoded by the coding sequence ATGAGGCTACAGATCGCCAATTCCGTTTATGGCCTGCTCGATTATGCGGCTTACCCTTTCGGTATGCTCGCCCTGGCGCCGATCGTATTGCGCCACCTGGGCAGCGCGCAATATGGAATATGGGCGGTCGCGACCGCGATCGTCAGCTTCGCGTCCATCATGGCTTCAGGTTTCGGCGATGCCAACATTCAGCAGTTGGCAACACGCAGGAGAGCTGTCGATTCGGAACCCCTGCTTCGGGTGGTACGTGCCACCATGGGAATCCACATACTTCTCGGGACCGCGTTAGGCCTTATCTTGTGGATCGCCGCCCCGACGCTTGCAAGTCGGTTATCTCTCTCCGATGTGGCGCTGCATCATGCATGCCTATCGTGCATTCGAATCGCCGCCATCATCACACTGGTTCGCGCTATTGAAACTGTCTGCATCAGCACGCAGAGGGCCTTCGAACGCTACGGAGCCGCCGTCAGAATCAGCATCGCTGGACGCTTGCTCAGCCTCGTCGCCGCGGCGGTGCTTGCCACGTTCACCGGAAGCGTGGTCAACATCATGGCGGCTACAGCGGTCTTCGCATCCCTCGGTTTGATAGCCCAGTTGTTTCGGCTAAGACAACTGCTGGACTATCAAGGTCTCGCCCCATCTTTCGAGCCCGCCGTAACGAGGGAACTCATCCGTTTCGGAATCTTTACGTGGCTGTTATCTGCAACCGGGGTGATGTTCAGCCAAGCCGACAGGTTGTTTGCGGGCGCATCGATGGGCGCTTCTGCTGTTGTCTCTTATGCGCTCTGTGCGCAGATATCGCAGCCAGTATATGGACTTACCGCCGCCGGACTTCATTTCCTTTTTCCCCACTTTGCTTCCCGGTTGTCTTCCACTCCATCTGCTGCGCTGCGAAAGACTTTGTTGACTACTGTGCTGATCAATGTGCTTCTCGTCATTGCGGGAACGGGTAGCCTGCTCGCTTTCTCGGGCACACTTCTTCACGTTCTGGCTCCTGATGCAATTGCTCGCGAATGTGCGCCACTTTTGCCATCGGTACTTGCAAGCTCCGCACTGCTTGCCTTCTGTGTTTCCGGCACCTACGCGATGCTTGCGCTTGGGCGAGTGCTTTCCGTAACGATGATCAACCTGGCCGCAACCATCGCCCTGCTACTCGTGATTGTCATCTTCCTTCGCGGCTTCGGAGTGACCGCGATCGTCGCGGCGCGATTAATCTTCGCTCTCATCTCGTTGCTGGTCTATGTCCCGCTGTTTCACGAATTGCGCTATGGCGTATTCCGCTCTGAAAGTCCTGTCGCGCGCACACATGAAATAGCAGCGGAGGAGGCATGA
- a CDS encoding TIGR03118 family protein encodes MIQLKSSPTFARFASIGVLAFSSMLPAQQSQHYKQTNLVSDIPGMAAATDPNLVNPWGMSRSSGSPWWISDNGPGLSTLYTGTGTAVPLVVTIPGADGGSGTPTGQIFNGSQDFQIAPGKPALFLFVTEDGTISGWNPGVNGTTAIVKVNTHSASVFKGVAVASINDPHVGSANYLYVADFRKGRVSVYDTNFHRISMDEDAFQDERIPHGFAPFNVQNIGGNLYVAFAKQDSAKHDEVDGAGLGFVDVFSPTGRLLHRLDRSKWFNAPWGMAQAPSDFGIYSHDILVGQFGSGNILVFDPVTGALKGNLVDANNVPIAIDGLWGIAFASGGTSGSATTLYFTAGLNGEQDGLFGTITPIENTFGGDQ; translated from the coding sequence ATGATTCAACTAAAATCCTCCCCAACGTTCGCGCGTTTTGCATCCATCGGTGTGCTGGCATTTTCGTCAATGCTGCCAGCGCAACAAAGCCAACATTACAAGCAGACGAATCTCGTTTCCGACATCCCAGGAATGGCCGCCGCGACGGATCCGAATCTGGTTAATCCCTGGGGCATGTCGCGGAGTTCCGGCTCACCGTGGTGGATTTCTGATAACGGCCCCGGCCTTTCGACGCTCTATACCGGAACAGGCACCGCCGTTCCTCTTGTCGTAACCATTCCGGGTGCTGACGGCGGATCAGGAACGCCAACAGGGCAAATCTTCAATGGAAGTCAGGATTTTCAAATTGCTCCCGGCAAGCCAGCCTTGTTCCTTTTCGTCACGGAAGACGGCACGATCTCCGGTTGGAATCCGGGAGTCAATGGAACGACGGCGATCGTAAAGGTCAACACGCACAGCGCATCCGTTTTCAAAGGTGTAGCCGTGGCCAGCATCAATGATCCACACGTCGGCTCAGCAAATTATCTCTATGTGGCGGATTTTCGAAAAGGGCGCGTGAGTGTCTACGACACAAACTTCCACCGCATTTCGATGGATGAGGATGCTTTTCAAGATGAGCGCATACCACATGGATTCGCTCCCTTCAATGTCCAGAACATCGGGGGCAATCTCTATGTTGCATTCGCTAAGCAGGACAGCGCAAAGCATGATGAGGTAGACGGTGCGGGCCTTGGCTTCGTGGACGTATTCTCGCCGACGGGTCGTCTGCTGCATCGGCTCGACAGGAGCAAATGGTTCAACGCTCCCTGGGGGATGGCACAGGCACCCAGCGATTTCGGGATCTACAGCCACGACATTTTGGTGGGACAGTTTGGAAGTGGCAACATTCTCGTCTTTGATCCGGTGACGGGAGCGCTCAAAGGCAATCTCGTGGATGCCAACAACGTGCCCATCGCTATCGATGGCCTCTGGGGGATCGCGTTTGCGAGCGGCGGAACGTCAGGGTCGGCAACGACTCTATACTTCACCGCCGGACTTAACGGCGAGCAGGATGGCCTGTTCGGTACAATTACGCCGATCGAAAACACCTTTGGCGGAGATCAATAG
- a CDS encoding transposase has product MTRGLHRYQQTGNFHFITFSCYRRRPYLNSATSRRLFESALERIRQRYRFVVLGYVVMPEHVHLLVNEPKGGTLDRVMQALKLSVTKRRKERPFWQARYYDFNVWNPEKTTEKLKYMHRNPVKRGLVTKPNDWEWSSFRHYMTGSAGVVEIESFWTAAKRGNQLPKSQVSESRPGAPSSK; this is encoded by the coding sequence ATGACCAGAGGGCTCCATCGGTATCAGCAGACCGGAAACTTCCACTTCATCACCTTCAGTTGCTATCGCCGCAGACCGTACCTCAACAGTGCAACAAGCCGGCGCCTCTTTGAATCAGCACTCGAACGAATCAGGCAGCGATACCGCTTCGTGGTGCTCGGGTACGTGGTGATGCCGGAGCATGTTCATCTGCTCGTGAACGAACCGAAAGGCGGCACACTCGATCGCGTCATGCAGGCTCTCAAATTATCGGTAACGAAAAGGCGGAAGGAACGGCCGTTCTGGCAAGCACGCTATTACGACTTCAACGTCTGGAACCCAGAGAAGACAACGGAAAAACTGAAATACATGCATCGCAATCCCGTGAAACGGGGCCTGGTTACGAAGCCCAACGACTGGGAATGGTCCAGTTTTCGCCACTACATGACGGGTTCGGCCGGGGTGGTCGAGATTGAATCGTTTTGGACTGCCGCGAAGCGCGGAAACCAACTCCCGAAATCCCAGGTCTCAGAATCGAGACCTGGGGCACCCAGTTCAAAGTAG